From Amycolatopsis sp. YIM 10, the proteins below share one genomic window:
- a CDS encoding AbgT family transporter: protein MTDHKGSVAETGKDRLAGLFRVIGAIERAGNKLPHPFWLFWILAGILGVVSLVLSILDVSVTLPKTGEVVTVKSLLSLDGIGFAADSALESFAEFKPLAVIVVMLLGVSVAEKSGLLEAILRLTVIRLPGRWVTFAIAFGGMVAHIMSDSAYLVMIPLGALAFRAAGRSPILGIVVAYVSVSAGFNASPLVTPGDAIRAALTTQAAQTVDPDYVVTPVATYFFFGASSLLLAVVITLVVELVLAKRPELATGEDAPTGEEPEVRLSTVEKRALVRVAVIVVAFVLAVVALLLIPGSPLLGDGGSVVRSVVIENISVFIALLFAVIGFAYGRAVGTVSSLAVLPKVMADGVGRIAPVIVLFFAVAQFLAYFEWTGIASVLTVHGADLLNAVDAPHLVVLLVIIGSICLLNLIITSGSAQWAILAPVVVPMMMYVRLPPEAAMAAFMIGDSVTNAVTPMSPYFVLALGFVQQYRKGAGIGTLMSFTVPISFAILVVWSGFFALWYGLGLPLGPGVHLS, encoded by the coding sequence AAGACCGCTTGGCCGGCTTGTTTCGCGTTATCGGCGCAATCGAACGAGCCGGGAACAAACTGCCCCACCCGTTCTGGCTCTTCTGGATCCTCGCCGGAATCCTCGGCGTCGTCAGTCTTGTTCTGTCCATTCTCGACGTCTCCGTCACCCTGCCGAAAACCGGTGAGGTCGTCACGGTGAAAAGCCTGCTGTCACTGGACGGCATCGGCTTCGCCGCGGACTCCGCGCTGGAGAGCTTCGCGGAGTTCAAACCGCTCGCCGTCATCGTGGTCATGCTGCTTGGCGTCAGCGTGGCGGAGAAGAGCGGCCTGCTCGAGGCGATCCTGCGGTTGACGGTGATCCGGTTGCCCGGCCGCTGGGTCACCTTCGCCATCGCGTTCGGCGGCATGGTCGCGCACATCATGAGCGATTCGGCGTACCTGGTGATGATCCCGCTCGGCGCGCTGGCCTTCCGCGCGGCCGGGCGCAGCCCGATCCTCGGCATCGTGGTCGCCTACGTGTCGGTGTCCGCCGGATTCAACGCCAGCCCGCTGGTCACCCCCGGCGACGCCATCCGCGCCGCACTCACCACCCAGGCCGCGCAGACCGTCGATCCGGACTACGTGGTGACCCCGGTGGCGACCTACTTCTTCTTCGGCGCGTCGTCGCTGCTGCTGGCCGTGGTGATCACGCTGGTCGTGGAACTCGTGCTGGCGAAACGGCCCGAGCTCGCGACCGGTGAAGACGCGCCGACGGGGGAGGAACCCGAGGTCCGTCTGTCCACTGTGGAGAAACGAGCCCTGGTGCGGGTCGCGGTCATCGTGGTCGCCTTTGTGCTCGCGGTCGTCGCGCTCCTGCTGATCCCCGGCTCGCCGCTGCTCGGTGACGGCGGCAGCGTCGTGCGGTCGGTGGTCATCGAGAACATCAGCGTGTTCATCGCACTGCTCTTCGCGGTGATCGGGTTCGCCTACGGCAGGGCGGTGGGCACGGTGTCGTCATTGGCGGTCCTCCCGAAGGTGATGGCCGACGGGGTCGGCCGGATCGCGCCGGTCATCGTGCTCTTCTTCGCCGTGGCGCAGTTCCTGGCCTACTTCGAGTGGACCGGGATCGCCTCCGTGCTGACGGTGCACGGCGCCGACCTGCTCAACGCGGTCGACGCCCCGCACCTGGTGGTGTTGCTGGTGATCATCGGGTCGATCTGCCTGCTGAACCTGATCATCACCAGCGGATCGGCGCAGTGGGCGATCCTCGCGCCGGTCGTGGTGCCGATGATGATGTACGTCCGGCTGCCGCCGGAGGCCGCGATGGCCGCGTTCATGATCGGCGACTCGGTCACCAACGCGGTCACCCCGATGAGCCCGTACTTCGTGCTCGCGCTGGGTTTCGTCCAGCAGTACCGCAAGGGCGCGGGGATCGGCACGCTGATGTCGTTCACCGTGCCGATCTCGTTCGCCATCCTCGTCGTGTGGTCGGGCTTCTTCGCGCTCTGGTACGGCCTCGGCCTCCCGCTCGGGCCGGGCGTGCACCTGAGCTAG